The genomic stretch cctggatgttatgtgattcacatgatagtgtagtacgagtcggtctagtattcacatgctaggactatgtgttgtcgtattgttgttcacatgataagcatgattgtctagcatctatatgctaaggctatgtgttattcatattcatattcttatgtttacatgttatattaattatgacatttcgtggctgggagaactcggagttactccccactgactgtggctttcgtatttgtataaaatgctattgacaggtaggtgatgcatatatggggtacatggacgagctagcgagcaaagtaaccttgggacctagattggctttattttattgtgacccttgaacactttttatgtcatatactttttagggacatatgtcttcCTTTTTCAAACTTaggttgtataactttatttcgcgactttagcgatgttttatttatgaggtttattttggaccttgcatgtttgacaccttcccatttggatatttttataacaggtttaggttttaaaaattacaggtttttacccaaatgaacctattacaaacatatccatgcagtttttatctagaattatgtgtttacttttccgtaataaatgagggtgttacagttggtatcagagcatatttgctcccgacgcacgtttgtgcacccccgataaaaataacttgaccttaaaataataaacttgagagatgggtaggatgggtagacttaggaccttatgttgtagtctctttgtgattgctatttgttaggtgctaaccaatgttctcttttgcaagatgacTCCTACAAGAAACgttgataatgcaatcttacaagcTCTTACTCATATTCTCCAGAACCAGCAAGACATACAACAAAACCTACAAAACCAACCTCCTCTTCCTCCCCTCCTCAGTTTCCAGAAGGTGAAGACCCGGTTCTTACACTTGGGTGGCAAGTCAGTTGACTTGAAACAAGACTCAAACTTATGGTGGTGAAGTAGATCCGGTGGCACTCACCGAATGGTTTCGTGAATTGGAGAAAAGCTTTGCCTTGTATGATGTTCGTGAAGAAGACAAAGTGAAATTGGCTTCTCATTTCCTTGTGAAAGAAGCTGATAGATGGTGGTCCATGACTAGTCCTACTTCCACTCTTGAGCCTGGCTTTGGTTGGGATCGCTTTAAGGATCTAGTTGAGGCTAGGTTCTAtccaaaagagctgaaacaacaaAGGCTCAAAGAATTTATGAATTTAAAGCAAGGAAGTCTTTCTGTCCAAGCCTTTACCGACAAGTTCAATGAACTTGCTCACTATGCTTCTAGACTtgtcaaaaatgaagaagaaaaggctttCTTTTACCTTGACAAGCTTACTCCAAAGCTTAAGAGCTTGATCCGTAGGGATTCTACTTCCTTTGTCTCAATCTATGATGATGCATTATGGGCCGAGAGCTCTATTCGGGCTATTGATGAAGAGGCTCGTGCTTCTCATACTTCCCTTGGCAAGAGGCCACTCTACTCCACTTCTAGGCATTATGTTGCTCCTTCTAGATCCTTTGTGCCTACTTCTTCCCCCTCTTATCCTAACAAGAAGAGGTTTGTTCCGAGTGGACAAGCAAATCAAGGTGCTCGGCTATCTCCTAGCAACGACAAAAATCCTAAGGGTCGTATGTgctatcattgtaagaagcctttGCATCCCGGAATTCGTTGCTTTGATAAGAAAATTGTGTGTTTCTCTTGCAACAAGCCTGGACACAAGGCTAATGAGTGTCCTGAGAAGAAGACTACTACTACTCCTGCTGTTCCTGAGAGGCCGAGAGGTCGCATCCTTGTGATGAGCCGTGCTGAGGCTGAGGCACACCCAGACATAGTCACTGGTACGTTCTTAATATTTGATGTcccttgtttggttttatttgataccggtgcttctttgtcatttatatcgatgaaattctccgacaagttacctcttgaaccttcacttggagatagtacatcaatatctttaccctccggcgacatcttctcttgttcttatttttattcggATGTTCCTATATCGATAGCGGAATCTATTTTCCCGGCTAATCTCCTTCGATTTCCACTTGAGGAGTTTGATgttattttgggcatggattggttatctacttaccatgctcgatttgaatgtcgagatcaaaAGATTGTTCTTAAAAGCCCTTTGGGTACTCGCGTATCTTATCAAGGAGTTAGAAAGCAAACTGGTGTGAAGTTGATCTCGGCCATGAAAATGGTCAATGCGTTGAAGAAGGGTCATCAAGCATTTCTATGTGTAGTGACTACTCCTAATTCTCCTTCTCTTCCTCCCTTGAAGGATGTTCCCATTGTTTGTGAATTTCCGGATGTATTTCCCGATGAATTACCCGAGATTCCTCCTGAAAGAGATGTTGAATTTTCTATTGACCTAGTTCCCGGAACCGGTCCTATTGCTtaagctccttatcgtatggcaccttccgaattgaaggagttgagagttcaacttgatgacttgattgagaaaggctttattaggcctagtgcttctccttggggttcccccgtcctctttgtaaagaaaaaggatggatctatgcgacttTGCATTGATTATCGTGAACTCAATCGTGTGACAATCAAGAACAATTATCCGCTTCCACGAATTGATGATCTCTTTGACCAATTGCGTGGTGCTTCTaatttttccaagattgacctccgatcgggttatcatcaaattccggttcgtgagtccgatattccTAAGATCGCTTTCAaagacgagatatggtcatttcgaatttaaagtgatgcctttcggattgactaatgcttctgctatcttcatggatcaaatgaatcgtacctttagtcagtacctcgataagtgtgtggtggtgttcattgatgatatcttgattttctcaaagaatgatgaagaacatgccctacacctccgtatcatcttagacattctacgacgtcaaaagtggtatgctaagttctcgaaaTGTGAATTTTGGCTGCATCAAGTCACTTTTCTTGGACATGTCATATCCAAAgatggtgttatggtagatccttctaagattcaggccgttgttgattggaatagcccgaaaaatgtgactgagattcgaagctttctcggtttggcgggttattaccgtcgattcgtgaaagatttctctaagttagctagaccgatgactcaattgttgaagaaggagtctaagtatgtgtggaccaatgagtgtgagaatgccttcttacagttgaagactaggttgactaccgctccggtgttaaCCTTACAtgaggatggtgtggactacgatgtttattgtgatgcttcaaagcatggcctaggttgtgtcttgatgcaaaaccgaagggttattgcttatgcttctcgacaGCTGAGAGTTCACgaggtgaactatccgactcatgatcttgaattagccgccgtggtacatgccttgaagacatggaggcattaccttattggggttcattgccgcatttataccgatcataagagtttgaggtgtatctttacccagaaagaattgaatatgaggcaaagaagatggctagagttggtgaatgattatgatgccgagttgatttatcatgaagggaaagcaaatgtggtggccgatgctttgagtaggaagactagtcactctttgagcactatccgtgtgttacctgacgaacttaccacggaatttcaaaagttagggataaaccttgttgggaagggctttgactatcttagtgccttgagtgcagaacccgatttttaccgtgagatccgtacttgcctacctgaggatgctactttcaagtccattcaagcaaaaatccaacttgggcaagctaaggattgtgtggtggatagtgatggataccttcgttaccaaggtaggatgtatgtttcgagagtagccgagttgaggaagaagatccttgatgaagctcacctttctccttattCTATTCATcttggtggtgacaagatgtataaagacttgagattacagttctggtggcctaggatgaagattgatgtcctagagtatgttagcaagtgtcttacctgtcagaaagtgaagattaaGCATCAGAAACCAggaggtttgctacaacctttggatgttcccctttggaaatgggagtccatctccatggattttgtgatggctttacctaagactgctagcggaaaagatgcggtttgggtggttgtagatcgattgaccaagtgtgctagatttatacctatcaaggagacacgGAACTTAGTTGTCCTAGCTGAGGCCTATGTgagggagatagtacgctaccatggagtgcctaaggatatagtttcagatcgtgaccctagattctgttcccgtttctggactgctttgaaaaaagccatgggtagtaagctactgatgagtaccgcttttcatgccactacagatgggcagactgagaggactatccagactttagaggacctcctccgtgcttgtgctttagacttccacacttcttgggagaaatgtttacctcttgtcgAATTTTCCTACAACAATTgctatcattcctctatcaagatgtcaccttatgaagctttgtacggtaggaagtgccgtagtcctgtttgttgggatcaagtccaagatgctcatgtgttgggacccgatttggtgactgagactatcaatcaggttcagatcattcgagagcgtatgaaaaccgctcaagaccgacagaaatcttatgccgatgtccgtcgtcgaccacttgcctttgaggttaatgatcgagtgttccttaaggtatcacctatgaaaggggtgaaacggtttggtgtgaaaggaaagctgagtcccaaatacattggacctttccgtgtgcttgagaagattggccccgttgcttaccgtttggagttacccccgaatttgagcaaggttcatgatgtcttccatgtatctcagttgaggaagtacattagtgatccgagccatgttattcaagaagaaatcccagatttggaacctaacttgactttggaagaaaggccaatccgaatcctcgaaagagcaaacaagcaacttagaaacaaagttgcgcccctagttcgtatcctttggcgttgtggaaatgtcgaagaagaaacttgggagcctgaatcttctatgttagctaaataccccgaacttttctcgtgaggtaattTTCTTccctttatctaattcttgtgagttttagctatccttttgagtgttcctctccttctcttaaatactctccgcgttagtagtccttacttagttgtttaaaagtcgtagttagagtttggtcatagctagtggagttattatccttattatagagtttcgaattaaagatttttgaaaatgtttaatgttttccactggttttaacgtcaatgagtggtaaagctcgttattggagacgtccgataattggttttctcatttgttggtgtaaaactATATATTTTTATgcctttgatttggaatgttgatgttcttgaacggccgacgaggattttccgttccattgaaaagacacttatacttcatacgtccatattttgaagattttgtttacttgattttaaggagatagacctacatatatacaatgttccttcttctaagtttcggggacaaaacttcttaaaaggagggatgattgtaacaccccgtaaattcgaagacctttattatattttaaaagtaatattttaatctattttaatttaatattaatttatttgaaataaaatctatttgataaaatataatcttattttattttgaagaaatgtaattatttttgatagtttagaaatgtttaaaagtgatttaaactatatttaaaccttttcctttgataaaatagatttcggataaaagtcgtaaaatcgggattttcccatttcttacggtcgttgggtaaacgagtttggatattgggcatatgagtacttaatcttttagtaaaatcgtgtttaagaactttaattttctcggaaatcgcgttcgacgaatatttctaacttctgtcgaaacgaaccaaaacgtaaacaattgaaactcacccaaacaccctacccaaaaccatgcaccctccatcctccatggttctcctcttcatctttcatttcctcaattctcattctatcacttccttctctcaaacaccaaattcctctcaaaataacctctttgcaatccctaaatccaccataacttcttcatttctccaccaaatcgcataaaaattatatattcggaatcctctcttcaatcctcatctactagtaagctttattttcatttcccccaaattttgtttaagacacttttttttagggtttcgaatttaagcttaataattgtgtttttgttgttcttataggtgaagaatttgaagatgagttaggtgactcatatgttgttgaagatgaagagtaattttgggttttagaagctttctcaagttattacttgtctatTTGCTAACtcaaggtaactattccgagttactcgacgaattaatgtcacattagtagttgtattcgttgtttgttgttgtttgttgttgttgttgttgttgttgttgttgtttgttgttgtttgagacgatcttgttgataaatgaatgaatggagtaagatgagtatgcttatgtttaatttatgttaaccatttgtatattactgtttagaacaaatttggatgaggaattatgtgttgtgacaagtccgcgtgttggctggaacgcgtcagtaccggaccgagacgttttccaatgtttccaaaaatatgacagattgaacgacatcgaaaaattaggtggtttagccacttgaatcactcaattcggagtccgtatgagtaaatggcgtcgttttatcgataaaatttatagaaaagtttacccttgtgtgagacggttatttatactatttttttatgcgagaatttaattgaattggatattttgtaagttggaatatatttccttatgttgatagtttttcacatgatataaattggaaatagcatgagaatgatattgtgatgaattttgtgatttgggccgaagtaggccaagactctgagctgggccagattgaccgaacgagtttggtcaaactaggtttaaaccggtcagcctcgatttgaccaatgacccgtcgcgggactagggttaagggtttgtctttgaggtgagattggttgatATTGAATGTTTCATATTGATGCCTTGATATTTATGATTCAACATGTTGGTAGCTTGATGTTTTAACCATATGAGCATGATTattatttcacatgttggttgttggatgctttggttgccttatgcttgagtcttgtttgcctttggccattttagcttattctcatggattatgatattgatggttagctataatttggttattgatgacattgaggatatggttggattgtctcatttaatagacatttatatagcctttcacatgatagaatgttagcatttatgtttgaaagttggactctttgcccctcttatggttaagtgggtgtcctacttgtcttaagTGTTGTAGGCTAAAGCATTCagttgggactaggtcctaggtgagtgacTTCGGTCAATGttatagataggcccttatagtctttgatgagtgtatgtttgcggcttaatagcctttgtgtcttagcttggtgggcttatatccaagttagggcatgacctcctgacgtactcttagaagtatgtggtcagcttaagtactagccaaccctttggtggactccttaggggtactcatgtgtgtgatcatgggtcttggatgcggtattttccgcatgtcgctaggtctgcgcatgtttaggactagggtgtttacttTACcttgtggtatagactcgagttacagagtgactattgaccgtcctaagaacttatgcttgtctctagatatattgtcctttcttgtttgatgattctatgaatcatagaaggtgagatgcaagccggctatggttgatagagtttggattcctggatgttatgtgattcacatgataatttggttttccttaatattttgtatgaatattacgggaaattgtttaccaaagattaaagattgtgaaatatttataaaatatggaatagaaatatcctaacattccaacattctgactcgggatttaacggttatcagaaaatgaagacggttttaggcccagactccaaatgtactctaattactgccaaaacgaccgtatcagcacgtagatgacaactaagaggtagacattagtatttgagcaatcacttgacgataaacttacgagctgtcacaaatcgttccgcgtaacaaacatgcggcccaatcatcaccgggtggtttgcgggaggtgcagaaatgaggtatctacagagcccccactttgactgaggcttggacaaggagaaagtcaaagtatagccatcaggtcaatcgaagattacaacctgacgactatggcgacgcgaggcagttcaaggggtctgaaccaaggacctgtcgtcgggaacatttttgagtctgtcaactatcggggagggtcgtttaaagtccattagactaggtaaggaggctcgccagccataagaagagaccatacctgagacttccggacgaaacgggactgaaggtgcttcggcgaaactcttgggcatgaagataacttggtgtctgaagatatgacggtttatcctgaaaaggggtaTCTGAAGGATTAAAAGGAAACGATGATTCTGAGGAAAGACGGCAGGACACagtcgggaactgctgggagaaatctgtttgtgttcagcttcgaacaaacttcggaagaaataggggttgatgttgatctccatgtctcgagagggaaagtctatccgcttactctcgttggggaacataatcgggaattaatctccgcgtctcgagagggaaagtctatccgcttactctcgttggggaaatataatgaaggcgtgtcgaaacacctgtgaaggaatatctgctcgttgtgacaagtaagggtcttggaagcaataaatagcGTGTgatagtctgctgctggcttagaAATACGGGTCGGAatgaaagataatcgtcaaacggaccaaaaggataaaatagcatcggggaagaggcgcaccaaagatgggcccacaaataacgaactcataacgaatttttgaaaactcgtatggagggaacaccagaagaggcgcaaagaagagtgcgtctcttggaataggcgcagcgcctgctgcgtctgttcctaaggGTGTATTTGCttcgtaaaaacgcgataaacagagggattatttcatttgtttcgaaacacaaatcacacaatactctctcaaatcttaaccatttccgccaagatttgatccaaaagcttgaatTAATCAtggctaatcgaggtatgtgtttcattcttgcattaatctcctgtatttgttcaattttggatcgaaaaaattagggtttatgacccaattaatcgaaaatttggggcttttcccccaaatgcatttgccttgtaaaattggtattaaaaacggataattggtagtataaggaacataaccatgtatttgtttcgaattttcgttgagttttaagcatttgagtgaatttgagacggtttcacagctaaaccgtaaattgcttcgaaaatagtcttaggattgcccatttgcgatgaaacttgatatttgggatccttggatgatgggtaaacttcctaccctctcggaattttggtttgtgatagctttttcaggacacttttctagggcataatcgttgttataacgaaatgctgccgaaatttcggctcgaATCCATGACTAGGCTTCGACTTGGGCTTgccttgacccaaattaccacatgagtgattgggtttgtgagaatatggccaaagatggcgagaaagagcga from Silene latifolia isolate original U9 population chromosome 2, ASM4854445v1, whole genome shotgun sequence encodes the following:
- the LOC141641240 gene encoding uncharacterized protein LOC141641240; its protein translation is MTPTRNVDNAILQALTHILQNQQDIQQNLQNQPPLPPLLSFQKVKTRFLHLGDPVALTEWFRELEKSFALYDVREEDKVKLASHFLVKEADRWWSMTSPTSTLEPGFGWDRFKDLVEARFYPKELKQQRLKEFMNLKQGSLSVQAFTDKFNELAHYASRLVKNEEEKAFFYLDKLTPKLKSLIRRDSTSFVSIYDDALWAESSIRAIDEEARASHTSLGKRPLYSTSRHYVAPSRSFVPTSSPSYPNKKRFVPSGQANQGARLSPSNDKNPKGRMCYHCKKPLHPGIRCFDKKIVCFSCNKPGHKANECPEKKTTTTPAVPERPRGRILVMSRAEAEAHPDIVTDQKIVLKSPLGTRVSYQGVRKQTGVKLISAMKMVNALKKGHQAFLCVVTTPNSPSLPPLKDVPIVCEFPDVFPDELPEIPPERDVEFSIDLVPGTGPIA